Within the Eleginops maclovinus isolate JMC-PN-2008 ecotype Puerto Natales chromosome 13, JC_Emac_rtc_rv5, whole genome shotgun sequence genome, the region TCAGCTCAGTGCTGAGTTCAGTAGAATCGTCACCAAAGACCTGCTGGAGTCATTCCTGGATGGACTTGATGCCTTGGTGCCAGATGTTCTACAGATGTACGGAGAAGCTGCTGCATCAGGCAGGAGGGTGCGCCTGAGCAGTGTTCTCAGTTGTCTTCAAAAGGAGGTATGTACTGCACAGAAATCATTTCTTGTTAATGTACTAAAATTAGTATTCTGGCTTGGGTATCTTATTCACAAACTCTTGTCTTGTTCTTGTAGGACacgaaccaaaacaaaagaacagctgTCCTACTTGGTCTTCCATGCTACCTTGCAGAAGATTCCTCTGACATAATCAGGATGTGTGATGTAAGACACcgtatttacacattttatattacattgttttgttttaacattttttattttcataagtCGTAAGGGGtaattttttacaaataaaatagtaaatgagtgaaaaattaatgaaatgtgcccttaatttaaattgaaaatgtaatgaaacctAAAATGCAGTAACTTAAccaatatgtaataaaatatccagacttatattgtttttaaataatgtaatgttaacTTATCACAttaggctactttttaaaatagcttagtatagtatatactatatatagtatagtatatcaGAGAAGGGTTTGCTGAGATGATAAAGTAGTAGGCTACAtcctagatttatttttttggaccACATGTTATATGCTAGTTAAGAGGTGTGTCCCGGAGTTTCTGTCCATGTGCATGTAGCTGTATGATGCATAGTCTATTATAatcattctttcatttcaaatgcaatgtATATAACATTGAATTCTTATTCATACTTAAAATCAGAATATACtacatttttgagaaatagAGAACATTCAGtacattttctctcagtttaGCTCCTCCTAGTGGCCAAAATTactgttggtttgttttattatttgggctTAACAATGAACATTCAGAAAGGCAATGACAACACTCACTCAATTAATGTCAAAGACATTTGTAGCCTTTCTCTATTAGCCTAGCAGTGATGTTTAAGTCAGTCAgttaagatgtgtgtttttgtctttatgttttcaggctcatggtgaaacCCTTGACATGCTAATGAGCGGGATGCAAGTTGGACTGTTGATTGGACACGAAGGCCCTCTGCATGATGCATTTCCATTGGATGTTTTCAACGTGGCTCTGGTAGTAGAGGAGAAGATCATCCTACATGACCTCCGAGATGTGTCCACAGGCTTTGCCATGTTACTGGGTGCAATCTACTGCCTAAACCTTGAGTACCCACGTAATATGAAGTATTCTTTTGAGTTCCTGCAGAGGGTTGTCATGAACATTAAACCGGACCAATGTTCAGCCAGAATCCATGGACTCAGAAATAAACTGCTTAGATATCgcatgtaaacaaagaaatgcacTCGTCAAGCAACTACTAGGAGGCAGCAGTTATTTGGGAAGCTTGCCTTGTTCTTTACACTAGCATACAGGTTTTCATCGGCTTAGTTTGTTCAGCACAAGTCAGGTATGCGTGACAAATGTGTCACTTGTGAAgttgaaaaatctgaaattgttgaaaaatctaaaatagttcaaatgtgcaaaacattttgaggtataatgaaaacaaacttgtTTCGAATTGTGGTTAAAGAATCTTTTAGACGtggatgttgatgttttgtaaaGCTCTGCGTATACCACATTTTTCCTCTGTACAACTTTGCCATACTTATTCTCTCATTGACAGTTTTAAAATTGTGTTCAATTAACACAAATTTAAGTGAGGATAAGTAAGTAAGTATTTATAATGTAcaccattgtttttgttcatatgaCGATATGGACCGGTTATCTCACTTTTTGCCTCTTATGACACCTGCCCATCTGTCCCCCTTTCCCCAGCACTCTCGGTTGTCAACCTCAGTGAGGCCTGTTTTGATGCCAAGACATGTTTAAGATGTATCAATGTTCCACATTGTTCATATTCATGTCGAGATTTTATGATTATCTGTTTACTATCTCACATACCTCATTGTTCAACCCCACCTcaccttctttctttctacgagtccaccctctgtctcgctgtctgtctgcaagtccaccctctgtctgtctgtcagtccaccctctgtcagtccaccctctgtctgtctgtctgtctgtctgtccaccctctgtctgtctgtcttgtctgtctgcaagtccaccctctgtctgtctgtcttgtctgcctgcaagtccaccctctgtctgtctgtcttgtctgtctgcaagtccaccctctgtctgtctgtcttgtctgtctgcaagtccaccctctgtctgtctgtctgcaagtccaccctctgtctgtctgtcttgtctgtctgcaagtccaccctctgtctgtctgtcttgtctgtctgcaagtccaccctctgtctgtctgtcttgtctgtctgcaagtccaccctctgtctgactgtcttgtctgtctgcaagtccaccctctgtacATTACAGAGACATACATTGGGTATGGCATGTTAAAACCTTTAACTTCTGTTaaagtttatataaatgtatttataaaataaatgttcttggACAAATGCAAGAATTCAGTGTGAAGCTCTGTCATTTACCATGCAAGTTGAAACAAATTTAGAATTTTAATCCTCTTAACTTTAAATGGGGAGTCGTATAAATACGGCTAAGTTAGTTTAACTCAGAACTGTGAGttacaataataatgaaatatctgtttgttttactagCTAAAGAATGTTATTGTAttgataatgtttaaaaaaaatgttgttttaactcACAGTATCAAGTTTAAACAAGATGTGATTAAAAGTTTTCATGTATCAATGATGTATAACTATATTTTGTTTCAACTAATGGTATCAAGTTAACATTACAAGTGATTAAAAGTTAAGTCAACTTTgacaacttaaaaaacaacattgtgacAACTAGAACAGTGTAGTATAATCAACCttttgaactttattttcagAGTTGAAACAAAGGTAATCTTAAATTGAGTTAACTTGCAGTTTTaaggcagcaggtgaaccttcATTTGCAAGTTGAACTGACCTGAAATGTCTTACAGTGTAGGATcaccgattacctttcattcaaaatcaatgaatatctctaccttaatgtgttctgactgagtaatacaatgcaagacagttgttgttcggttggttgttcaaatcggcgaggagacaagccaggactaggcatatcagcagcagaaaaaaaaacaggttgtGGTTACAGTCAATAAGACGTGACCCCTGCCTTCGGAGATGCCATCAAAGTTTGGCAGCCCTCAAAGTAGGCTATACACGTGAAtagttgaatttgcaaataattattttcttacaaatcagccctctgtctcaaaacaagcttcagcaGCTAACTGGTAAAGTGTAGGCTGAACTAGGTTAGCCTACTGTTATCCTGGGAAAGCATAGCATCCTCTGAGCTAGATAACTCTCACCCTCAATTTGCGATATTCAGCCAGTCTATGAAACTACACGATTCATAACACGGTGACGgtggtttaagtattttaattacataaggTGAACTTACCATTTGATAAAACGATCACTGCAAAGACACATACTTTGAGGgttgttttgactttggaagcttttctggggtaggagcatcgtctgagttttctttatctgctggTAGCCTATGCGATAAAAACATTGTCCGGACTTGTCTCTTAGCCGATGTGAACAATCAACCGAgcaacaactgtcttgcattgtactaccttattcagacaatgttaagcaaagagatattaagtgattttgaatgaaaggtaatcggttCGTTAATTCCAGTGGCTGACAGCTGTGGAAAGCTTTTCTTGCACTCCAACGTGCATTCTGACGTCACGTGAAAACTATCAATTTAGAgtttatgattcatgaaaaaagtgTCGCCTGCTTGCCGCTGTTTGCAGCTCCGCCCACTACCAATTCACTCACGTGATcgtttatttactgtagcactacatgtttacaaggtattgttgctgctgctgacagtatgttgaaaagaaaaaaacaacaacttacactgggcaatttctttaaaaagactgcCAAACAACTTGATAAAGAAGACCAAACGAATGTAGCTGGTGGAAGCACATCCTTTGTGACTGCTGTTACAACAGTaccgagagaggagggagctaatgtcagtgctgctagtgctaacttgacagttaaagataacttgtgtgctgaagagacacaagaagaTGAGCCAAGAGAAGAGGCTTCTAACGTGATGACTACAATTACCATAGTAGAGGTCGAAGGAGAtatggaagaagatgatgatgttgctgatgACCACCCCActtgtgcttcctcttcctccctgcctgctgCTCGAGATCGGGGGGGTGAAGTTGCTGCGGTGGTCCGGCGGCTGCCGGATGGCTGGACCAGCCAACAGTGGAGTGAGTGGATCACACGCCTCCCATGGCTATTCTCCAAGGATGGATCCATAGGCTGTACTCTCTGCAGGGATGCTAAAAGCCTTCTCCTCAGTACTGATAAAGGTGGAGTGCACTTATCAGAAGAATGGATGAACGGGGACGTATCCAGTAAAACTAAGAACAACTTGCGTAAGAAAATCTACAAGCATCGGGATAGTGTGGCGCACAACAGGGCAGTTGAActggcagaaacaagaaaacaagcaatactGCTGAACCAGATTCTCGCAATCAACGGAAAGTTGCTGGAGGAAACGTCCAATGCTTTCCGATCTGCGTATATGATagcaaaggaaaggatggcatttaaaaaactcccacctgtcatgcagcttcaagagATCAATGGGGCAAAGGTAGGCGctgaaatggaggaaaactaATTTTAAAGGACTGTATAAATATTCTGATCCGGATGTGGTTTGAAGCGCTACAGCCAGTCGGTCAGGACTGCTAAACTAAACTCAAATGAGATGAGCACCACCAGTTCCCAATGGTCTTCTTTATTGAAGATTCGATGACATACTTAGTtgtgtggttctgaaataaacccatacaaacaggaaatgaataaagtatacattaaatacagtatgttatcccACGTTGATGAATCAATCCTGTGTAGCTGCTACAGCATGTGGACTGGTATGACTGCGCATGCAGAACCCTCGTGGCCATTAAcggctcacatgcacacacgttttGCCCTATGCAGCTTACTAGCAGCTTGCTAAATTAACAGGAGGGCACTACAACCACTTTTATACCATACCATAGTTATCAGgttatatacatacaattacacacatatttcccAAACCTGAAATAGCACTTAACAGACGCTACAAAATTGTTCATTAAACTAACTACCACAGACTAGCCTGCTAAGCGGAGAATTAGCATTTTCCCTTTACAGTGTAAAGAACAGCATGACATTATTAAACTAACGGTTCCAATAGAGTTTGCACTTACTTTTAGTTGTCACGCACACATTCAACTGTCAAGTAGGCTTCAACTGTCCACTAGAAACAGGCACAATAATGCGGCAACCAGAACTCCTCGCAGTTCGCATTAAACTCTTACTCCCACTGACTACGCGAGCCTGCTGGAATTCCCCTACGTGCATACTGCcccctgattggtccattttccCTACATTACGGTGGACCTTTCAACACATCTGCAAGGTATCAGACGGGGAAATATGGAGCACCGCGTCTCCCTGTATGCAGATGAACTACTCATTTATATAGCAGATCCCATCACCTGCgctaataaaataatacagatACTGGAGGAATTTGGCACGTTTTCAGGCTACAAAATCAATCTCcaaaaaacagtgtgtttcCCAATTAACTCTAAAGCCAAAACACTCACAGAGGGACAAATTCCTTTCAATCTTTCACCAGAAAGTGTTCAATATCTAGGGATTAACATTACCGATTCATTTCAGGGgttacataaaaataacattggcaaactaatgaataaagtGAAAGCTGACCTACAGAGATGGTCCAGGTTGCCATTGTCATTAGCGGGCAGGgtaaaaactataaaaatgaatgtcttGCCGAgatttttgttcctttttctcttcttgacAAAATCTTTTTTCAAGAAGCTTGACCAAATTATCCTTCCATTCTTGTGGGCAGGCAAAgttgccagaattaacaaaaGATCACTGCAGGGAGCAAGACAAGAGCGTGGCCTGGGCCTGTCTAATTTCATGTTCTACTACTGGGCAGCAAATATACGAAAAATACTCAGCTGGTGGTATGAGAGTGAGTTAGACTGGTGTAAAATGGAGTCTCTCTCCTGCCACACCTCCTCACTTGTAGCTCTGACATGCTCCCCTTTACCATTCTCCGGC harbors:
- the LOC134875202 gene encoding uncharacterized protein LOC134875202; this encodes MGNYRQRMMAAGCPEVLVNKRKRQGNTKPVKKAKKGEIHYLPEPPDGQTTVKSEKDRETMLLEVQKREPDLHLLDELMTATFSQRRQEIIGDEPLIAAVKDRWPALFSERQLSAEFSRIVTKDLLESFLDGLDALVPDVLQMYGEAAASGRRVRLSSVLSCLQKEDTNQNKRTAVLLGLPCYLAEDSSDIIRMCDAHGETLDMLMSGMQVGLLIGHEGPLHDAFPLDVFNVALVVEEKIILHDLRDVSTGFAMLLGAIYCLNLEPESPWKLGIDDHHDILKLKI